GTGTCACAGCTATAACAACTGAGAGAAACACAACTTTGTGAGTTGTTTAAAAtctatatttgtttttcaagtGCTTATGAATCCTCCAGCTCACACCTTCAGTGACACAAactaaacaatacaataaacagaGTTTTGACAGAATTAAATGGTACATCTGCACCtgttatgacatcatcatcatcttatGACAAGTATAAAAACAGTATGATctaaacaaaagtaaatgtctaagatttgtgtttataaatatatttatatatacaataaCACAAACACTCCTTACACACTGAGATGTATTTCTATATTTACATCTTCAAATAATCCAGCATGTGcacttaaaaatgtagaaaacgtGAAGAAGAGACAAAGGCATCCGTATGTTCCAGACATAGAGACACTGTAGACTGAAACTAAACCTGTAATACCAAATGTGCTCAACTACACAACGTTCATGAACACCAGAGACACACAATCAGAAACCAgcaagaattctgtcatcatttactcaccctcatgtcattccacatGTCtatcttcttcagaacacaaaagaagatattttgaagaatgttgatagtCAAACAACACCGACCTCCGTTGACTTccatatttcttaaaatatcttctttggtctTCCGTGTataaaatgattacagaattgtGATTTCTAGTTAAATTCTTCCTTTAACtgatgaaagaataaaaatgtgcatCCTTAAATCAGATGAGTGATAACAAATCACGAGAAGTTTAGTGGCGTGCAGGAGAATGTTTTCAATGTCTTCTGTCGTCCATTGTTTGAAAACAGATTGTGAATGGTGCGATCCACCGTTTGTCTTTATCCGTCTCTCTTTAAACTCGGACACACAACCTTCCCGTAAACGATGAAGAATCATTTCAGTGTCATGAAGAAGAAAGAATAAATCCTCACACTACATCTTCACTCCTTGATGTACACACAGAACGTCCACTCCAGGTCAGTTCTGACTCCATGACGCTCCGCTGTGGAAAATTGTCTCATGACTTTAATATTCCACATCAAACCGCGTTGTCTCCAAAACAAAGGCACAAAGTGTTAATCCCGTCCATCCAGAGGAGATGTTAAAGTAGTGCTGATGTTCTCTCTTCATCCCTCTGATCTGAACGTCTCACATGTACAGGTTGTCTGATCTGAGGATGGTGGTCTCCAGACTGTGAAAACTCTTCCCGTTCAGCGTGTCCATGTGACTGTCGATGCTGTAACATCGATGCACTTCTGTCATGGAGGATGTGGTGTAAGATGCGGAACGCAAGGCCCCTGTGTTGGCGAACTGGATTCTGTACTGGTTCCAGTGCCGCTTTATCACACCCTGAACCTACAAATCAAGTGTGAAGAGAATATGAAATACAGATATACTTTCAAAGGCAGAAAACAACGTGAAATACACATTTCTCTCCGTGTTAATGTTGGACCTTACCTCACTATTGAAAAAGCAGAATATGGTGGCGACCAAGAGGCCCTGTGGAACGCAACCAGATCATTACATGTGGCTTTCATTgagatattatattttaaaaatggacATCTTCGTTCTTCACCTACCTGGAAATGTATGAGTATGTTCATTGTGTGGGTGAATATTTCAGAGGCGACTCGTCCGTCGGGTTTATAAGGCAGCAGTAGATATTGAATGCCCAGCAGAGGGACGAGGATGAGAGTACCTCTCACAGCTCTCATGTACAGACTGGATTCTGCCTGATGTGTCACCTTCAGTTTAGTGATCAACACTCTCACGATGTTCAAGAGAAAGAAGAGATTCACCTGAGAACAAACACAAGAGATCAACCGTGAGGACAGAGAAATCCACaccatttatttcatcattatcAATCAGAACCAGACCCGAAATGTGAGGGGTCATGCACATGTGCATTCAATCGTGTCTCTATCAGATCAATCTTATGAGATGACCCAGGCACTTTGAGCTCTTGGTGACACGCTATACTTGTTTTAGCATGTCCCAGCGTCCTTGTTTGAAGCATTTTTATACCTATAAATaatttcaatcatttatttataaataaaacaccatGTTGTATGTCTCGTAATCTAATGAGGAATATTTTCTAACATAATTTAACATTGATGAGCATTATAGTTTGGTATTAGTTTCTATAGTTTTCAATCATGgccttttattttaatatgttctatattttgtacagtatttataaGAGTGTTTTAGTATTAGTATTATGTATTAGTATATTCGCATATTATAATATTAGCATATTATTAACTAATCTTTGTAAGTGCTATATAAATTTTGTTCATGTTAcctaatataattattttaagaacCGAAACCTTTTTGTAAAGTGTGTATATCTGTTTCAACACTTGAATGTTCTAGAGAAACCGATTCATTGATATCTAAAGACCAAAACTCCAGACTGCTAAAAAATAGACTATATTTTTTTGACTTtcatgtcaaataaataatttattatggtaaataaacattgaattgTATTCTTCAAATAATGCTATATGTCTAAGGTAAAGATACGCAGATTAGTacgaataaaaaatgaagaaaaccaAATGTAATATATAGTATAATCACTACTTGGTCGTGAAAAACACTTGCAAATataatgaaatgctttataagTTATTGTATGTGGATGTATATTTAGACTTTATCAGACTATGTTTGGTCACGATTTAAATcgtactttattttttattaatcatttttttcaatgttgttAAATTTCCGGGGTTCTACTACCCGCGCACCATTTTCCTGATGTCTCTGGGGTTGAGGATGCGCTAATGGCTTGGGCCCATCATCGCTCCATAGcagctatatttttatttgtagaaaTCAGTAAAACGACTTTAGCCGGGTTTTCACAGACCTGTCCACATACAACTGTGTGGAAGAAGAACTTAGATCTGCATCATTATTCCAATGGTTTAGTCCTCTGGTCTCTATGAGGTTTTTGGGAAATGTGTTACTAATAACGTTTGGTCAGATTCGACCGCAgccaaacaacaaaagaaaacataacaCTTTGATTTTGAAGCATTGCTTGATCGTTGGGAAAACATCGCCAAAGGATAAAAGAACAAGAGATCGTGTGTGAGATAAAGTGtagaaaggaaaagaaagagcagaaaacacagaacagaCTTACTAACAGTGCTGCAACGATGGGCCCGTGGATAATGTAAAGCAGAGACGTGTTTGAGCTGATCCAACAGCTGcccaacaaacaaaaaacataattcagcCATGAAATACTCAAGtgaatcttaaagggatagttcaccttataatgtgaaacacaaaaggcaatttttgtaaaaaatatccTCAGCACTCTTTTTaatataatgaaagtgaataaagACAAGAACTGTCATGCTCCAAAATGAAGTAGAACATCATTAAAATGATCTCTCTTGTTCTATTTCAGATCTTCTGAAGCCATATGTATAGGGTCCTttaaggtgaactgtccctttaagagttcTTCATGAAAAGCCTGCGTCCTGACAGTCATGGATGATATTTCGTGGTGATGTGTTTATTCTATACTCACTTGTCATTGTAATAATAACTCCTGGCTATTGCATGAATGAACGCAGGTATCAACGGGAAGCCTGCAAACATTTGAAATCATTCACAAAAGTAGTGAGTAACATGCAAAACAGTTTGAAGAAAGCTGAGGTATTGATTAAGAAAACGTACCCCATCCTAACAGATAATACCACATGAGGTGTTGTTTCTCAGCAAAGACGGCCACAACAATGAGTGTGTGCAGATAAATCCCCTCACACAACATCCAGAAATAATTACAACCCAGCAGATAATGATGAATGAACACAGACACCTTACAGCTCAcctgagacaaaacaaacacacaaacatttactgtCTACTCCAAACATACACTCTTGAAAGAGACTCTTTTTTCTAACACTCACGATTCACATCACGCGTCTAAAACCACATGGAAATAAGAAATAGTTTCTTTGTTACCATCATTTGTAAACATGGGTAATCCTCAAAAATAAAAGCCTTAGGTACAACAGGAGattataaataacacaattttagtGAAAGTCATGACTGGGAAATGAAAATCTGTTACAGGTaatcatgaaaatgtttatatgaacAGATTGTGCGGGTTCAGTTTGAAACTTTATTGACTCTCTTCTGATTATTTCAACCGCACCATATAGCAACATTTCTATCAACGAAAATGTGTTTCGATGTGCTGCTATATGTAGTGTAGAGTAAATCTTCACATGAGCAACGCTAGAGAAGAACTTTACTGTGTGACTGTAGTGTTGTGTACTCACTGGATTGGCTTCTGTTACTTCTTGGTTATTGGCGACACATGTGTAAAAGATGATCGTGATCAaagaattaaacacaaaagagaagaagagattCTTATGTAGAGTTATCCTCTGACAACTTAGATTCCTGAGAGAAGAAAAAAACGTCAGATATGTTAGATGAGGAACAATAGATAGTGTGAATACACAAGATATGTCCTCACATGACTTACTTAAAGTAGAAAAATATCCCcagagaaataaacaaagataTGAGTGACAAGCCATGACCGATCAAAGCCAAATAAAAGAGATTAAACGCtgtctgaaaaacacaaaatatgacataaaaaacatgagCAAACAGCCAAAGAAATATCATGAAAAGCGTCTGCGTGTAAGACTTCAGCAAATGAAGCtgatgtgaaatataaagcagaCGTGTCTGAGATCTCACCCTCTTGTGATCATGGGACAGGTTGCTACATTCTGTGTAATTGGTCCATGTTCTGTTACTCTGTGGATGAACGAACCAATGACCCGACTCGGTGCAAATCTTTGTGGCCATTTCTAATGAATCACAGTTCAGTAAGTCAGTGTTGAACAGGACCTGTCATGGATGTGCTGTGATGATGGGACTCACCAGACGTGTCAAAGTCATCATAATAATCAGGACAGTGCTGAGCTGACGTGAAGCCTGCGTCTAAATCATCCCAACACAGCCATCCGTCCCATGTGCGCTTACACCCCGAaccatctgaaacacacacattcactgaTAAACCATTAAATCCTCATCTGGCTCTCGGACAATACAGCAGTTTAGTTTCACTATTCTACAGGTGATAATTCATCAGATAATAAATGCcaaaaaataaacgttttgtTTTGAAGGTTACACATCATGAAGAAAACAGACAGCCGTTTTATTCAATAGAATTAAAGACCTCCGTCCTCCGTAAAGTCTCTTTAGAATAACATTAATtctgaaatatttttgattaaGTGAACAATTTTGGATTTTTAACTTAATGCAAAGATTTGATTCAGATGATTCATTTGCACTCGCCATAAGAAGTGTTTTAATAGATGACCACTGTAACGTTCTGTGAAATCCcagataacaaaaatatgttttgctcACATTTCTACTAAGTAATGGAAACGTTATATATCCATTTCAAAAGATGTTATTACAGTTTTGGGCGAATTTTAAATCAGAtgaaatgtttgtaatgtctcACAtccctgttaaaaaaacagcatatgctggtagTTTGGATTTTGGAGCACGGTGAGcgggtcatgtgctggtttaagatgggcctgagctggtttaggaccagcttaaaccagcacaaaccagctatCATTCTTCAAAGTTTACATTACCAGCAAATTCTGGTTTTTCCGTTTATTCCTGTTTAGTGTGGACTGCGTCTCTCTCACGGTCATAAATCTGAAGTCAATGGTGTTTAGGACGTGTACTTTTGTTTTATCTcctttattattcattattctCAGGTATGGTAAGGTAAGTCaagtgtgttattagttttgagagttTGTTATCTgagaataacgaacctgcatatgtcacgactggccaatcagaatcaagcatgtGTAATAATGGCAGTTATTGTAGTCCAAGCCttctagtttttttattatttgcattgtaATCCCTAAATTGTTCGTTTAGTATTTAATTTCTGTAATTTGAACATATTATCATCAAAGGAAAACTGTGAACATTGTCTACTGTGGGATATTATAAGTTGTTTAGCAcattcaaatattcattttttattaactttaagTTTATTTTCACACAATAGTCTTTCTTCACTGACTTCTGTTGGTTTGTTTAATTCTTCGACACATTATTAAGATAATGACATTTAACATTCAATCTAAACTGAATCAATCTGATGATGATTTATAGTCACAGCCGATGAAGAGCGTGTCACCTGTTTTATTGTGATTGGTGTCTTTCATGATCTTCTGGTAACATTCAAACTGAGCCGTCAAGATTTTGTGACGTGTGGAATGCATCTCGTGAGTGTTCTTTTGCGCCGTACCTCCAGTGTTATTCTCTGAGAAGACCACCACAAACTGTTGAAGAGTAGAAAGAAAATCTGAATATCTGCTATATAGACATACTGGATATTTGGTCAGATGCTTTCAGCCACAGCATTTGATTCATACTACAGTGTGTTCACCTGAAAACATTGAAAAGTAAAGGCTGACCTGATgatgaaataacaaaacataactttgaTGAAACGTTCTTTAAGAGAATACCTGAGAGGTGGCAGACAGTAAGAGAAATGAGGTAATCCAACATCTATACATGATTCCTCTTCTGTGTCTCCAAATGATCAGAACGTTTCAGctgaaagaaaatacaaacaacatGAACGGGTTAACAAGAGTTTCATTTAGGATCAGATGAACATTGATTCATTAAGGAATGATCCTTTGAAATGGgatttcatttttagtttgataaaaatacaataagggAAGAAATCTTCTGCGGTGAGCGCtggggaacaaacacagatgTTATTCTGAAAGTAAATGAGTGTtagtaaacaaacaacagatcACTTTGTGTTCTTCCTCGTGTGCAAGCcggagaaaagaaagaaaatcaaagtATCTTCACATGAAGGAACAGTTCATAAAGAGGCCAAAGTAAATCTCCCATCATGCGTACAGATTACATCACATATCACTCTCAGAGCTGAGGAACAGCCGCGTTTCACACAATAAAGTCAAAGAAGTTTTGACTATTTTTACTTTCTGATGTTTAATGACATCCTCCTCTACAGACATATTATTGACACGGCCACTTTATTCTTTTCATGGTTTTCCATGTGGAACCTTCCGAGCGTTCCACAACATCTTTAACATCTGTCTGGATTCTGTtgttatttcctttttaaattaATACCTGTCCGTAGCGACTGCGGCCGAGGGCCTGAAACATCATGTGATCCTTTTGTTCGGTCTCCAAACATTTCCTGCTCGGATGAGGACACGAACAACACGACTGCACTCATATGTGGAAAATCATCCATTTGCTTTTGTCTTTAGTCTCCGACATGAACACGCTTCCCAGACTAACTCCATTCATGTCCATGTGCTTTTATTTAGAACTTTCCTTCAGATTGGAGAGATTTTCACAGCACAGCcaataaagaaatgtgtgtgtgtgtgtgtgtttgtacactATTCTAATGATGCCAAATcctgtttagtttagtttagtgtgtttctatcttaAAGTTTGCATGTATATGATgtctattataaaaaaatctgttcaaatTCTAAAAGTCTCGTAGTGTATTCCCGCcattaaatgaaacacaaatgagaagTCCATCAGATCTTACGAGCCGTGAAAGAGAAACATATAAGCAATAATTTTCCAAACCActctgaatacattttcaacTGTAAGTCGTATGttctctgtttatttaaagtaaatctGACTTAGACAGATGATGTTTTATATAATCCACTCCTAGATTTTGAAGTGTTGCAGAAACTGGAAAATGTTGTGCTGGGAATTACTGATAGTTTCAAAACGATGAAGCCATTTAAGTGTTACcatcaaaataatagaaaaagtaCAAATGTGACAATTGAGTCGTCATGTTTTGAGAATAATCTCCTAACAGGCCTTCACGATAATAAAGCGAAAACATTTCATGTATTTAAGTGAATGATTCTTTTAAAAGATTCAAGTGAAAAAAGTCTGATAACAAAATGAGATGTAATGTTTACTTCAGCAGTATCTGGAgactattattaataataataataataataataataataacatcgTGGAAACAAGGATTTCTTGAtcataatgtaaatgaaataaaactgaaGCTTGTGTCTCTCTTATGACTTCTGTAGAATACACTATTGCaaacatgacagaaataaaCCTCAACTcaccaaaacatgaaatattaacaTCCCATTCTTCATCATCTGCTAAACATTCACAATACAGCACTGTTCATCTCCAACAGAAAGAGCAATGATGATGTCTGCTTAATGTCAGTATTAAACATCTCAGTCTTGTGCCATCAGGTGTTGACGGCAGGCATAAATCATATCATAGATGTTATTGGAGCAGGAATGTGTTTTTCTGGGCATTGGGAGGTTGAAGCAGCCCTAGAAAAACAGCGAGATGATAACACTTCACCCTTCCTGTAAAAAACCTCAAGGAGGGGTTCATACATTCCTCCAGACACACgatcctctctttctcttgtcatttcatttgATCATTCGTTCAAATATACTTCACATTCATATTGCCAAAGCACAGCTGAATACGAGTAAAATCTGCTTTACTTGACTTAAATGATTTCAGACGAGAACACTGAAACACAGTGTCATGAAGAAAGACGGacagaaataaaagagagaTGTTCCTCTGAGCGCACAAAGACCCCTCCAGATCTTAAACCAGGAAACCCCTGACTGTTAGTTTAACTCGTGTCCGGTTAGGAAACACCCGTGGACATCACGCCAACTTTTCCATTAAAGATTTATCTTAAAGAGACACAGAACACAGCTGTTGTACTGTATGTGGTCAGATGATGAGTGAGCTGGAATCTTAAGTGTTTGCACTGAAACTCTTTTTAGTGGCATACTTCACATTAAATTGTAGTAAATCACatgtttacattaacatttagtcattgagcagacgcttttatccaaagaacaTCTCATCACAGTCCTGATGATATTCACGACAGCAgataaaatgtgttcaaaatgaAGACTCACAAAAGCAAGAagcacttttaaaacaacacttgAGCAATGACAACATAACAACAATCATCACAACCTTCAGCCTGATGGATATCACTGACACTCTTAGATCATGTTGATCTCAGCCTTCTCGAAAACATTCAGAAGTTCTCTGTTAACACACTTAATGCACAATGATGGCATATAAACAACTGTTCTCACATTCACTGACCGAGATTTAGAAAGGCTGAGAAATGATATTGCTCAACAAGTCATTTTATTCAATGATTGTGAAAGTTACTTGTGTGTAAGCTCTCAATATCACATTATgtggttaaaataacagaaatgatcagaaagagtgagaaacatgtgtttaaataccatttgttatttaaaatcacatatCAATCTTCTCTTGAAGTCATTTtactatatttattattcatttgatttcaattataaaatacttttaatcaaGTCTCTGTTATCTTCTACcatcatgttttttgttcaaACTTCAAATGGTATTTAATCGGTTTGAATATacatttgtgtgttatttaccCATTTGACAACAAACTAACTGTCGTTTACTCcatgaaaacattaaaagttTTTCCAAAGTTTTTAAATCTCCGTTAACGACACGCAAAGGGTATAAACATACTAAACTAACAGCAagaaaaataaagcattaaaacaaCAAGTGTTCTCTGTTAAAGATGTGAAGGATGATAAAGCAGCATGTTTCTTACCTCATCTGCTGTGCTTCTGCGCTGTGTGTTGTGTAAACCACTGAGAGatgtgctgctgctgctgctgtgtgtctctctctctctctctctctcactctctctcactctctctgtctctctctgtctctcttcctctctctctctctctctctctcactctctctcactctctctctctctctctctctctcttcctctctctctctctctctctctctctcactctctctctctctctctctgtctctctcactctctctgtctctctctgtctctctctctctctctctctctctctctctctctctctctctctctctctctctctttctctcactctctctatctctctccctctctctctctttctcactttctctctctctctctctctctctctctctctctctgtctctctctctctctctctctctctctctctgtctgtctctgtctctctctctctctctgtctctctgtctctctctctctctgtctctctctctgtctctctctctctctctctctctctgtctctcactttctctctctctctctctctctctctctctctctctctctctctctctctctctctctgtgtgtgtttggggcCCCAGCAGCAGGAGCGTTAGAGGAGCTTcctgtgacatcacatctcatctcatctgaGTGTCCCGTTACTTTTCCACGGAGACTTGCGTGGTCAATCTTgccaaatttacaaaaataaatgttaaaataaagaaagaaataatatacgtttaaatgtgcttttttacatttcttcttGGATTTATACCACAGTGAGCTTCATTGATCTTGTGTAAAGGCCATTTATCACACATCATGatgatcacaaaataaacaataggcctaaataaataaagacattcgTTTTTTTGACATAATTAAATAACAAGGTTGCTCTTCTAATCTGTTTGTCATGTTATACAAACCTtgataatgtttaaatatgcaaaCGCCAAATCTCAACATCATTTTGTCAAAGTAATTCTAAGAACACGATATATGCATGTATGATATATGAAGACATCATCTATTATAACTTTGGTAAAACTtacacaagtaaaacaactataCGAACCTGTGATCATGTTGTTGCACATGACATTATTTCATGATCGCGTGGTTTGTGGGGGAAACTTCTCCTGTAGTGCCTCCCTGTGTTTCAAACAtgacatttcatttatattttatctgtGATTCTCAAACATTGTTTGTGACACACTCGAGTCACAAGAGCAGTAAAGATTAAATAACCTTTATGTCTATAATTTATCGTTTTAAACTGTATCAAGCAATTCTCTTAggattgttttataaaaaagcttttatttctgtgaaaactaagttatttattgtaatttagcCATTTCAGATAGTTTAATGATGTCACTTACCTTAAAGCAAAACTACTACTGTAGTTTTTAggattttaatattgtttagaAACTTGAATGGGTGTTTAATTCTGACACAAATTAAAACATGTAATACTTTTTCAAATCCATGATCGTCTATGATGTCATTGGTctcagacatttaaaaaaaatatatatatatttctgagTCTTGTATCGGTCTTTTCTGTATTACTGAAGATGTCAGTGTTTTAATGAGAACATTGAGCAATTATAATTCATTGGTGAAAAATGGCCAGAATGAAAATGACAAGTAGGCCACTTCTCATTTGTTTGAGTGAAATATTCATAACCTTGTTTAAATCCGGGTTAAAAAGGACCAAAGAGTGGGACTGCATTCAAATTCTGTTCTTTTACCATTTGTGTGAATCCATGATGTGAATTATGAATGACTGAGAAAGTAAATCaggtttctttcttttgaattgtgtaatgtaaatgtggaGCGAGATATGACAGCCAATTCTAAAAAGCATgcaaatacttttaaaatgtcaactaaacaaaaatgctttatacatattataatagACATACACTTTGTTTTGGATCCATCCATCATATTTGAGAGAATGTCAATCATTCTGACAGACAGGTGGCAGTTCACCTTCTGGggataaacatttattatcattGTGTTTATAGAGGAAATTCTTAAGTTATTAAGGTTTTCATGATGGTCAATGAGTGTATGCAATATTTAAACTAATGCAGTATAAACCATTacataaataacataataacaGGCTTGCAACCAGTCCATTATATTCAATACACTTGACAAGAAATAGGCAATAATAACAAACTCCTTGACATTATAAAACTATCTCCATGTgatgtttaacaaaaaatatgatttattttatacaataccAGAACCACTGACACAAAGTATATTAATAAAATCACTATAACCCAACTAATTCTTTAGTGTTTGTGTTGAAGTACCATTTTGTTATTGATCCACGTATTAATGTCTCGTATCATACACTAAGTAAATGCGGTTCGCTGTTCATTCTGTATTAATCATTTCATTCACTGCAGTCTTACATTAAAGCTTAACTTACTTTCATATATTCTTTTGAAAGGTTGTTGCACTGATCCAAACGTGCTCCTTCAGAAGAATGGCTTGTTAATGAAATTGCACGTCTGGACTGATGTCTGACATGCACATGTGCTTTTGTGTGAAGACATAATCAGAAATGACTCACTATGGAAATAGAAAGTGCTCTACAAATGAATTAATTTGATTACTTATACAATGACTTTTTGcgaagagcgagagagagtgagtgagtgagcaagagtgagagtgagtgagtgagtgagagagagagagagagagagagagagacagagtgaccaAGACTGAGAGAGTGAGcaacagtgagagagagagagagagagagagagagagagagagggagcgagcgagagagagagggagagtgagtgaactagagagagagaaattgtgACCAAGACTGAGAGAGTGAGcaagcgtgagagagagagagagagagagagagagagagagagggagcgagcgagagagagagggagagtgagtgagtgagtgaacgagagagagagagagagagagagagagagagagaaagagagagatagggagtgagcgagagagagcgagcaagagagagagagagagagagagagagcgagagcgagagagagagagagagagagagtgagcgagagggagcgagcgagcgagcaaGAGAGGgagtgtgagtgagagtgaacgagagagagagagagagagagagagagagagag
This DNA window, taken from Triplophysa dalaica isolate WHDGS20190420 chromosome 6, ASM1584641v1, whole genome shotgun sequence, encodes the following:
- the calcrlb gene encoding calcitonin gene-related peptide type 1 receptor; this encodes MYRCWITSFLLLSATSQFVVVFSENNTGGTAQKNTHEMHSTRHKILTAQFECYQKIMKDTNHNKTDGSGCKRTWDGWLCWDDLDAGFTSAQHCPDYYDDFDTSEMATKICTESGHWFVHPQSNRTWTNYTECSNLSHDHKRTAFNLFYLALIGHGLSLISLFISLGIFFYFKNLSCQRITLHKNLFFSFVFNSLITIIFYTCVANNQEVTEANPVSCKVSVFIHHYLLGCNYFWMLCEGIYLHTLIVVAVFAEKQHLMWYYLLGWGFPLIPAFIHAIARSYYYNDNCWISSNTSLLYIIHGPIVAALLVNLFFLLNIVRVLITKLKVTHQAESSLYMRAVRGTLILVPLLGIQYLLLPYKPDGRVASEIFTHTMNILIHFQGLLVATIFCFFNSEVQGVIKRHWNQYRIQFANTGALRSASYTTSSMTEVHRCYSIDSHMDTLNGKSFHSLETTILRSDNLYM